In the genome of Aquificaceae bacterium, the window ATCTTTTGAGATTTATAAGTTTATGGCTATTCCCTTAAAATTCTATACATGCATGTTTTACTGGTAGGTCTTGGCAATATGGGAAACAAATACTTTTGGAAGTTAGAGGAGCTTGGTGAGAAACTGGTTCTGTGCGATATAGACCCAAACAAGGAAAAAAAGCCTTACCCTTTCTATTGTCATTTTGGAGATATTAAAGAAGAGCTCAAGGCAGTTATAGTAGCAGTAGACCCAAAGGAGCATGTAGGTATAGCTCAAGAATTTTTAAAAAAAGGAACATCTCTTCTTCTTGAAAAGCCTCCCGCATTAAGCTCTAAGGAGTTTGACAGGATAAAAGACTACCCAAACCTGTATATCTCAGAGGTGGAAAGCTATTCGGTGTGTGTGGATTTTTTGCAAAGACCAAAAAAATTCATAAAGATAGAGAGGTTTGGAAGAGCAAAAGGCTACATTTCGCCCCTTTGGGACCTCGCTTGGCATGACCTGTATCTCCTTCAGAGAATTTCCAAAAACATAGTTCTTAGAGACCTTAGAATAGAAAAAAACATATGGACTCTTGAAGGCTACATAGATGAAGTGCCCTTTAGCCTAAGTGTTGCATGGGAGCATCCAGAGCCAAGAAGAGTGTGGAATATAGATGACAGGCTTATGCTGGACTTTGGCAACGAAAGAGTATACGAAGACCAAAGGGTGGTCAAGGAAGAAAAAAGAGACAAACTAAAACTTATGCTACAGGACTTTTTAAGAGGCACATACGACCCACAGAGCGTAGAGAGAGCATACATAAACCTAAGACTTCTTGAAAGCATCTCTTAGTCGTATTTTTCCTTCTTTATCTGGTTCTTATCCACTCCAAGCTCAAGGAGCATGCTTGCTATGTCTTCCACAAAGGCTGGTGGTCCACAAAGGTAGTAGAGATTTGTAGGAATATCCTCCACCTCTTTTAGTATCATCTCCACATTTATCCTTCCCGTGTATCCCTTCCAATCTGGTGGATGAGAGCGTGTAAGGGTGTGGACTACCTTTATGTTTGAGTGCTTATCCAGGCTCTCTAACTCTTCTCTGTAGATTATCTCCTCATAGTGGGTGTTTGAATATAAAAGCGTAGCCTTCACGTGTTCTAACTTAGCAGAAACTATGTATCTTAGTATGCACATAAGAGGCACGATGCCACTTCCTGCACCTATAAGCACAAGGCTTGTGCCCATTTGAGGAAGCCACACAAACTTTCCA includes:
- a CDS encoding Gfo/Idh/MocA family oxidoreductase, which translates into the protein MHVLLVGLGNMGNKYFWKLEELGEKLVLCDIDPNKEKKPYPFYCHFGDIKEELKAVIVAVDPKEHVGIAQEFLKKGTSLLLEKPPALSSKEFDRIKDYPNLYISEVESYSVCVDFLQRPKKFIKIERFGRAKGYISPLWDLAWHDLYLLQRISKNIVLRDLRIEKNIWTLEGYIDEVPFSLSVAWEHPEPRRVWNIDDRLMLDFGNERVYEDQRVVKEEKRDKLKLMLQDFLRGTYDPQSVERAYINLRLLESIS
- a CDS encoding ferredoxin reductase; amino-acid sequence: MELEKKPVKEFKAKVIKVIQETPSTKTLVFDISHVDFDFYPGQYMMVNVPYEGQVLKRAYSIASPPTQKETLELTIKKVPEGRASTYLTEKVKEGDEFLLKGPYGKFVWLPQMGTSLVLIGAGSGIVPLMCILRYIVSAKLEHVKATLLYSNTHYEEIIYREELESLDKHSNIKVVHTLTRSHPPDWKGYTGRINVEMILKEVEDIPTNLYYLCGPPAFVEDIASMLLELGVDKNQIKKEKYD